CGATCAAAACCGAACAGAAccgaactaaatatattttaatttattttatttttatatcatattacatttatatttattacttataatttataaatatgttaatatatttaatctttttatctttgtaatgtacaaatctatacatattgtatatttttaataaaaacgtgcAGTAAAaaaaattcgttttataaaagttataaaaattttaacacctaaaaaatataattagctAATAAAAAGTTTCTCTGTATTTGAGTTTTTATatcctattttttttcttaacaattgcaagttaaatttataacataatatataaaaaactttaaaaacaaaaatttatttaaaaaaccgagaaaaaaccgaaaccgatccaaaccgaaccggaaaaccgaatcgaacaaaaaccgaatccattggttttggttttctaaaaaccgaatagatcggttttggtttcggttttaggcaAAAGCCGAGCCAAACCGATTCATACTTACCCCTAGTCTTGGTTTTATGATGGTAGGTTCAACGTGAAATTTTGTTGTGTGTATCCACCTTTAACAAAGTGAAGTGATGACAATAACGTAGTATGACAGTGGACAACTCTAGATACGCCTGATCAACGGTTCTTCGGCAGTCCAGTGGCATATGCAAGCTATTTGATATCATGGATTGCGCATGTTTGGTTAACATATAGTAGGTAAACCAGTATGTTTGATGGGCATTAGTTGGGTGGAGAGAAAGCCACTAATATCACCTGTATACGTACTCAACCAATACCTTGAAGACATATCGGAACCGAATTCCAAGATGCATCTAATGTGCTAGTGGTGTGGAGGGAAGCCGCTGGTATCGCCTGTACACAACCAAAACACCGAGTCATCGGTTGAATAAGTAAATCGTAGTAATTCTGTATTATACACTTAAAAATGATTTGATTCACTTCAAGATGATTACCATAGTCATTTTAGggtaatcttgacccttagatgaaaatcaagggccaagaaTGCCCAAGATTTAAAGATCATCTTTGAATCGTGGCTATTAATTTTCAATCAAGGGATAAGGTTTCCTCAACTTGACCCAAGTTGGAGAAGTAACTTGAGGAAATCGGGGGATAAACATGGGAGCAAAAGAGTAGTTATGTGCTTGTAGTTTTCATACCATTTGATGAGGACCTAGGAAGGTACCAGCTTAGGGAGTTAGGGTCATGTTGGGACTTTTGTGCTCCAAACCCTCGCAGCATTCACATGATACGGCTCCAGAGCCGACATGAGACAAGTCATGACTCATGACCCAATCTATGTGTTTCTTATTGAGCTGGTTAGAACATAAATTATCCTATGATAGTTTCTCACCTCACTGTCCCATACCTTGCATACATATGGTCATTGGAAATGGTTCTTTAGGGTTCACTTAAAATGGCCGTGTTGAGCGTCACTCGTCTTTGGTCTCCTACAACACCAACAAATCTATAGTTCTCACATCATGCGTATAAGTAATACTATGAAATTATGCCAAGCTTACAACACACCTACATTGTATTTCAGGTATTCGTTTAGCGTTATTCTCAACTTTTAACCAGGACAtttcattttgagtttttgacatgaacattcttcaacgatactcattctctttttaCTTTCCGTTCCAAGACTTTTATATTTCAATGTTATAAGGAAGTTCTTTTAAGACGTTACTCAAACGCGCATCAGAAAACCAGATTCACATTacaagtttttatctttctatAACATTATTCACTCTAACTTGTAAGAAAACGATGGTTTACAAAATAGATATAGAAACCATGGAACGTTTCAACTTGTTAACCATCTCTCGTTACAGAATAAAGTTAGTAGCCAAACTCAAAAGCATGCTTTTTGACTGGATCCTAGGGATTAGATACACCTTAATATTCAAGCTAACCAACAAAAAACCCAGTGTCTACAAAACGGAAAGGATATTTAACAACACTATTTTATCAATAAATACTATAATTGGCACAAGGCATCACAATCAAGGGCAAACAGCACGTATAGAGAATAATATGCATATTAAGCACCCACACAACACATCTGCGACTCATTCATATCTTATGCACAACCAAAGCCCAGAGTTATAAAATAGAACTGGTCATAGCCATGGacataattttgattatgatcaACACATCAGAGCATCTGAGACTTAACACCAAATTATAAAATCCATAATAACATAGCAGAGATTAGAGTCAATCCAAAGGAAACAAAAGGCTTGCGAACCCAcactcccttttttttttctcccttttttcttttagtagAAAAAGAAGTACATAACCACAACGCTGCAACAGGCAGGAACTCCTTGCAGCTGCTTACGGTTCTTGTTCTACTTCTTACCCCGAAGTTTCACACCAAGGGCCCTTTCCAGTTTGGTAATGATCTGTTGATTTGGTATGGCCTTCCCAGATTCATACTCCTGTATGATCTGTGGCTTCTCATTAATCAGCTGCATGGTTATTAAAAATACCATTAGGTTATTCAAACAATGAAATAGATCCACAGATGTTTAAAACATAAGAAAATGCTAACCTGAGCCAGTTGAGCTTGTGTGAGCTTCTTGTCAGTACGACCCTGCATAATAGCTTTCTTCAACTCACTTGGTACCTTCTCATCTGTTCACAAAACATGACTAGTCAGCAATTGGATTTACACTTCTGCTTTATTAGATCCACAATCTTCATCTTTATTCATATACTAAAACACAAAATAAACGTTTTCTTATTCAATTCAtcatatttcttttactttgaTTTTCATATTTACTACAACAGGTCACTCTCCTagacatatataaaagttgtacaCATATAGAGAAGGATTCACAAAGACAGGAAAGTACTCACGAGTAAGATTCTCAGTCTCTTCATCAAGCTTTCTAGTGTTTAGGGAAGTACTGCTTGAGGCAGCCTTGTTTGAACCTGCAGTAgctgcaaaagaaaaaaatatagaacTTCAGACAACAAGCTATCCATTTAAACCAAAATATGTCAGATTCTCTAATGTTATTTCATATCCATAATATGCTACAAAATCTCAAATGAAGAAGCTTCGATGCCGATAATACATATTGGCTATCCATACTATCATTAGCTCAAAGAACATCATTATCACAACTTTGTTCAGTATAAGATGAGCAGGAACAGGTCgagaaaatgaaaatcataaagAAGTTACTGCTAAATCTAATGGCTACCAAGTATCATACTTTCATTTAACACCCTTTTCAGGTTCAGCATGCTTTCAGTTATCCGGGCTCCaaaattcatatttttggaGCCTCAAGATAGTTTCTGAcaacacaaaatcaaacttATAATAAGCAAACTCTGTTAGTAATAAACATACGAATTGAGGATATCCCATTAGTTACATCTCAATACTCATTTCAAAAAGCCGATCATAATAGCAACTGTTTCTCTTCTTTATGATGCATTCAATTTCAATCAATATGAATATAAGTTAATAATCATTTGAGACGAGGAATCGGGAGCCCATGGCCAATTATTGACCAACTGTGCAACTAGACATTATCATACAGAAGCCATATCATTAGATACAAATACATCAAAGAACAATGAAAGGGTGTTCGATAGATTATTTTTAAAGCATAGGGCATATTGGAGAATATACAGCTAATACCAAACCCTGGCGCAAAAACACActctatatacaaaattaaacatgtatatatatatatacacacacataaacatatacataaactTCAATTCACCTCTTTAcaaaaatcaaaaccctaacttGTAAGTCCTGTCTTTctatacacaaacatatatataaaaattaaacatgtaGCAATACAGAATCTTCATTTCACATACACAATATGTatgacaatataatatatatatatatatatatatacagattaaacatataaaaataggTAAGCAAATAATTAACACGCGATAAGAGTAGATTAATCAAAAGCAGACTTATGAAAACCTAAtttatgactatatatataaatatagacaaaaagaaaataaatggaATGGAAAAAAAAGGAGAATACAAACCCTTGCGAACAGTCTCGATCTCAGCACCAGCACGGCGGGCGGCGTTGACGGCTTTTTCGTCCTTACGAGCGGCGGCGGTCGGAGCTTTCTTACGGATAACCACCGGCTCCCAGTCTTGTACGATATGGCCTGCCATCTTTTTGTTTTCCGATTAGTGTGTTTTGGTGAAAAATATCTGTGTATTTGGATGAGTACgaatactttttctttttgtgagagaaagaaagagagatagAATATAACTATGTGTGTGTGTCTATGTtatatagacaaaaaaaaaaaaaaaagaaaaaaaaggaaaaggtgTAGCATCTCGGGTGTTTGGTTGCTAGGTTTGCTATAAAACAATAACATTGCTAATGGTCGATTTAGCCCGATTTAGCCCGGTCATAGTCGGCCGAATTACTAAACTCTTTACACTCGTATTTGGTTGGAGGTCTTTATGGAAGCGGTAAAGTAAagacaagattgtttacatCAACCTTACTTATATCCTGCTCTCGGGTTGTTATTCTAATCCTACTAAAAAACGGGCTAGATGAAATATAGACATTCATACAATCACGTCAAAAACGGACGAGAGGAGATGTACGTAGTTAAACTTCCACTCGACATATGCATTAATTCTTTTGTAAATTGTACATGTAAATAGTTACACTTCTCCTTGAAAGTTGTGTTATccttttgtaatttgtttaaagaTCATATGGGTCGTTAGTCCAAACGAATGCGTTCACTATTTTGGTTGGCATTATTCTTGTTTACGACTTGAATAGCAAAATTTCAAAGCTACAAGTATATTAAAACAAATGATCACGCTAAGAAAGAACAAATTAAAGAACAATATTTTTGTAAGAAAGAAAGGACTAAAGaaatttaataacaaaagtAAGTAAACATAAATAGAAAAAGATGAGAAGTTGTGCTTTGAGATTTTCTGAACAAGTCAATGTCCAATTTTTACGGGGTCCTATTATCTTGGGCAGCGACCAAAATTTTGTGACTAAAACCGTTAAATtcagttattttttgttttcatttcattctttaaaattgttataaaaaaaaaaaaagtgtcatTGGGAATAcagaatgtatgtaatgtaatggcgaataataataagaaagtaGAGAAATTAGCATCAATAGATGCACAATTAAGGCTATTAGCACCTGGGAAAGTATCAGAAGATGATAAACTTATTGAATATGATGCTTTGCTTTTGGACAAGTTTCTTGATATTCTTCAGAATTTACATGGAGAAGCTCTTAGAGAAACTGTATGTTTGTTTTTACGCATCGTTTTTCGTGTTTTCATATTTTGATCATCATTAGCATAATAATCTGGATACATTATTGACTTATGGGcattttgatcattttaatttacaaaCTTTTGGAATACATCTGGTGTAAATGTAAACGGATACACATTCAGATGATCTTCGCTGGAGtaaattttttgttcatttagtACACATATTCTCAAAATTGGTATGGTACGATTTTGTTTCATATTTGCACACCCTTGTGCAGAAAGTCTTGAATAGATAGATACAAACATGTTTATGGACTAGGTTTATGAAAAATCTTCAGTTCACCGTTGTACTTAATTGTGTAAAAAATGTTGCTTTTTCTTTGTGTAGGTCCAAGAATGCTATGAGCTTTCTGCCGAGTATGAAGGGAAGAATGACCCAAAGAAACTGGATGAGCTTGGAAATGTGCTGACGAGTTTAGACGCTGGGGATTCCATTGTCATTGCAAAAGCTTTCAGTAACATGCTTAACTTGGCTAATCTGGCAGAAGAGGTTCAGATTGCTCATCGTAGAAGGATCAAAGCCAAGACTGGTGATTTTGGTGATGAGGCTATGGCAACAACTGAATCTGATATCGAGGAAACCCTTCAAAGACTTGTGACTAAGCTTAAGAAATCCCCTCAAGaagtttttgatgcattgaagAGTCAAACGGTTGATTTGGTCTTCACTGCTCATCCGACTCAAGCTGTTCGCAGATCATTGCTCCAAAAGCATGGAAGGTGTGTACCAGGTGTGTTTGGTTTAGGGGTGTGGATTAAATGAATGGATTTCATTCCCAttaacattgtttggtttatgGCTTTGGGATTAGCTTAAGCATTTTCTGAAATCATCTAGGGTGGTGGGTTTGAAAATCCATCTCATTCCCTTTAAAGTGAttccaaaatccaaatttaaacCAAAGACCGGCAAGTAACTAACTCTACACATGTAGCCCGTAACTAACTAATTTTTGTCAATCACctagatttaaaaaaatatgaaactgTTATGGGTTTTTCTGGCCAAAATTAAGTTGATTACCTAACACAAGAATCAAACCAAAGTTAGTAACCATTTTATACAACTAGCCGTAACAGAAAGTCAACTAAAACATATTTCTTACTTTTAGTTTCTGTCATTCTGTGTGCTTTAGGATTCGAGACTATTTGGCTCAGTTATATGTCAAAGACATCAGTCCTGATGAGAAACAGGAACTCGATGAGGCTTTGTCACGGGAAGTAAGAACTAACATTTCAATATATCTACTATTTGACTCAATTATATGTCAAAGTGTTTACTATAAGTTAGATGTGATGTCGAACTAAGGTA
The sequence above is drawn from the Erigeron canadensis isolate Cc75 chromosome 4, C_canadensis_v1, whole genome shotgun sequence genome and encodes:
- the LOC122595849 gene encoding multiprotein-bridging factor 1a-like, which codes for MAGHIVQDWEPVVIRKKAPTAAARKDEKAVNAARRAGAEIETVRKATAGSNKAASSSTSLNTRKLDEETENLTHEKVPSELKKAIMQGRTDKKLTQAQLAQLINEKPQIIQEYESGKAIPNQQIITKLERALGVKLRGKK